One window of the Tachyglossus aculeatus isolate mTacAcu1 chromosome 12 unlocalized genomic scaffold, mTacAcu1.pri SUPER_6_unloc_4, whole genome shotgun sequence genome contains the following:
- the LOC119921654 gene encoding olfactory receptor 1020-like produces the protein MGVVVGELVVNTSQEQKSDCDSERDRPEVRFAAFDAIYSATTLVNGVLLLAFYTDRRLHSPMCFFLANLSLLDVSHPTAAVPKLLRGLTSRDRRSRWPGKDVFLLAVSASEHRLAVLRPLHYDVLIDGRVCVALLAGAWPARFLKSPLQVSFTFTMSLCRSNLVDQYYYDIPLVTGLSRSGGSYLLLIATILKSPLAEGKLWAWSTCTSCLLAVGLFYGPVIFTYIRPSSGHSPRSDGLMDMLYGVLDSPSSITGGRRKSRGPSGSCCVRGYTRWGLFGTHRTAMDWTPPGVGALD, from the exons ATGGGAGTGGTAGTTGGGGAGTTGGTGGTGAATACCAGTCAAGAGCAAAAGTCAGACTGCGACTCCGAGAG GGACCGGCCAGAGGTGCGATTCGCGGCCTTCGATGCCATCTATTCGGCCACGACCCTGGTCAACGGTGTCCTCCTCCTCGCTTTCTACACCGACCGCCGTCTCCACTCGCCCATGTGTTTCTTCCTCGCCAACCTGTCTTTGCTGGACGTCTCCCACCCCACGGCCGCGGTGCCCAAGTTACTGCGGGGCCTCACCAGCAGAGACAGGCGATCTCGTTGGCCGG GGAAGGACGTCTTCCTTCTGGCGGTGTCGGCCTCTGAGCATCGTTTGGCTGTTCTCCGCCCTCTCCACTATGATGTTCTCATTGACGGGAGGGTGTGCGTCGCGCTGTTGGCCGGAGCCTGGCCGGCCCGCTTCCTCAAGTCCCCCCTGCAGGTGTCCTTCACCTTCACGATGTCCTTGTGCCGCTCCAACCTGGTGGACCAGTACTACTACGACATCCCTCTTGTGACAGGCCTGTCCCGCTCTGGCG GCTCCTACCTCCTCCTCATAGCCACCATCCTGAAGAGCCCCTTGGCCGAAGGGAAGCTCTGGGCCTGGTCCACCTGCACCTCCTGCCTGCTGGCCGTCGGCCTCTTCTACGGCCCCGTCATCTTCACCTACATCAGACCGTCTTCCGGTCACTCTCCCAGAAGTGACGGGCTCATGGACATGCTTTATGGCGTCCTCGACTCTCCCTCATCGATAAccggaggaaggaggaaatcaaGGGGGCCCTCCGGAAGTTGCTGTGTCAGAGGTTATACCCGCTGGGGTCTCTTTGGCACCCATAGGACCGCTATGGACTGGACTCCCCCGGGAGTCGGTGCGCTGGACTGA